AAGATTGCCTGCATTCTCATCAAAGGGATTTCATAAGGAAGAAATTTATAagataaatattcataacctttttttttttaatacatatataacttAAACAAAAAGGATCAATGTAGTATGTGTACAGTATATACTTATTGTGCTAATAAATACACtgaatagtaaaaatatgtgaaaatGATGAGAAATGCATCTTTACCTATGGCCGTTTATTTGCCCTCtttcataatttaaatataatttactaAGTAAAAACTATGCGTGTATGTCACCCTGAATAGTCATCTCATATCCTACTCATTAATAAGTAATTTATTATACGTTATTTATTACCAGAATTATTGAATAAAAAGATTTAGCGAATttgtctttttatttctcttaAAATACGCTTATATTTCCTAATATTTCTAATACTTAGATTCGCATAagcaaaatttaatataaacctttaaaaatggcaggaggagaagtaatctttttttcttttttacgaATTTATCATTCGTTCTTCCTTACATGAATAGTACAATACTATTGCAGATTAGctgtaattattttcttatatattataaatatatgtatatgtttttaattattaatatttatttaagaCACATCCGATCCTAAAAGCCACTGACGACATCtacaaaattttgtttcatttacGTGAGGACTTTttgaattataataatgGTGACTATTCAAAAGTTTTTTCAACCAAGGATCCCTTTTTACGGAATACAGCTTTATACATAGgagaaatttataattactttAATACTATATGTTCCATTGGTGAAGATGCTACTGGGCGTTGTAAGGAAGCTTGtgaacatataaataaatggatAAACGTTAATAAATCTCTTTATACATGTAATGGTAAGTgcaatttatataaagacATATGGGAGAATCATATTGAAGAATTATGGAAAACTTTAGAAAAGAAGAACCAGTAGGTGAAGTGGTGCACCCGAGAGGATAGTGTATATGACATTGCATTTCCTCAAGATAAAATTCCCgatatttgtaaaaaagaatttactTCAGTATCATCTATTACTTGGGAAGATCCTCGTGTGCCAGCTGCAGAGGGATGCCATTCTACATGTCCTGGCGCTCCTGAACCGCAGGATCAGGGAACTCCTTTGCCTGAATCTGCACCACATAGAGTTTTCCAGTTGACGGGTTATGTGCTCTTTGGCATCTCTGtgatttttttcatgttttataaagtaaaaaggaaaattatttaaaatgacaCTTAGCATGGGgatctcccctttttattaatgtcTACTCCTCACATTAGAATAATGCATATTGATAGTTTCACAGATTAATTCCATTTTCACATTACAGTTTAGTCCCTTGGGTACCAGGCTGGGTAGACTAATCCGAAGGAGAAAAGGTATGCAAAAGGATAGAGATGAAGACGATGCTCAAAACTTTTTTAGAAATTCGGATAATTCTCCCATGCTTCCGGGAAACAGAAATTTTCATGTGGTTTACAATACCATGAGAGAGTAAAACTACGCTTAGATGAACTTAAATGAGGAAGATATAACACGAATTTTGAAAATGGGGCTGGTCAACCACCATGTGAGCTGAGGATAATTTAAATGGCATCGCAATTTCTCTTATACATCGCACGGttgcatttttacataaaactACATTGTCATTGTCTATGTGATTGCTATTTATATGCACAATTACTACTTCGCATTTGTGCTAAATGCAATTATTAAAGGGTTAATTGGTATGCCATTAGGTAACCCCAATGTGTCTATCTCAGAAGTAGTAACCTAATAGATGTATTAAAAGAGCTGCGTAGCGATTCGTCAGCGTATCACCTCATATACTAGCATAAGTTTTtcataaatgataataaatgcattctttaattttcattttttatctttccaaaggggaaaaacaatttaacaCTTCATCACAATTGGATGACACTTGTAACTGCTACTTAATGGAGGAATATGACCTTCGTCTCGCCTGGTGTAGCACTTTCACGTAGATAATATGCCATAATGCTACCCATTAAATGGCATAATAATGCACAGAAATTTTATCCAAATTGGTATATACTGCTGAAATGTAGTGCTTATATATCATTCCGCCACTTGTAACACCCTTTTGCATACCCTTTTATGTTGAACGTTTGTTGCTATTTTGCATTCTCTCCCTTGCAAGAAATAGCGCAAGGACTATGAACGAATGGTCAAATTGAACGAACGGGAACTGCCTAAATAAATTATCCAACTAACccttcttttaaaaaaggagcatcCTTAACATAAAGAACAAATGATCCATGTAATGCTTAAAAATCGTTACAGAGATAAAAATGCCATCACAGTGATTGCTGCTATTTATGGTAATTATATCTtccataaaatattaaaaaatgcctaCAAATATGTagaggaaaaacaacaaaaaaagcTTAATCAGAAATATCAATGAAGCTCGAACGAAATGTGCATAAAGTGTCCCAAATTAATTCAACGTAGTAGCCATTCTCGTAATTCCTACCGTAATAGCATGCAGAAGTGTAACAATTTTACATGTAGCTTGAAGGAATTACTAAGAACAAATGCAATTATGTCTAGGTCCTTAAAGCGCCTTAAAAAAGTAGCGTTCAAATGAAGATTAATCTGGAAACgcaatttttcttctaaaatttttacacctCTTTGCTTcgcatatttacattttataattctcCTCACAAATTGAAATGGAGACTTGGCTAACGCGTGAACGTTGGAACCGCTTGGCTCTCCTAAGGATGACCAATAAATGGAACACTCCTTACGAGTGTGCTAAATATGCAcatcgaaaaaatatataacatctTTAACGTTACATCTTCTTTGCAAGAGGCATACTATtgttatgtaaaataaattacactTCTAGCATTCACAACATTACGCCTTAgcgtgagaaaaaaaaaaaaaaaaaaaaaaaaaactgaaataTCCCTCAAGTTTTAATTATCAAAAAGACGTTCATAATTAATTGCACGTTTCAAAAGTGTGTGCACATTCaatgtttccatttttttctcttgtaACAAATACCGTTCTCAAGAATTgctctcaaaaaaaaaggagcaaaattaGGGCTTAAAATGATTccatttcattaatttttcccaCGCGATTGCGAAGAACGATTTAaccaaaaaatacattttagtGATTATTTCTTCTTAGATTTGTTTAACGAGCCATTAAATATATCGAGATGGGTCATACAAAATGGCATCTAATCTCATCTAATCGCGGCCcaatatttttcacatgtGTAATTAGAACATTACAGCGCGAACAAATGTGTCAAAGGCTCATTAACTTCCCAACTGTTCTTGTATAAACGCTATCATTTGGTGTAATTTggagaaattataaaattgaaaaattaaattccaGTGGAATGTGCTCATTATGTGACGTTATTTGATTTATCACTATCCATAGGTACACTaagtgtgtaaaaaaaaaaatttttttaaggtcCCACTTTCGCAGTTTTAGCATACATTTTTACGGGTTATAAAATGAGCTCACTCTCCTTTTCACATTGTATGATAATCAGATCATGTTAAGGCTCTTTAAAAATACGTCATCGTAAAGGTTGTGAAGTCTTAGCGGATTCAATTCGtggttatttatttgttccgGCAAAAAGTGGCATTATATACCCTCCCGGAACATGTCTCTAATATGCAGCCAAAAGAATGCATTTTCTCTTATCCCTCATGATGAGCAGATGTGCGAAACGCTGGCAGTTACATCGAATAGAACTATCTTCAAATAATACACAAACgagttaataattttttttaaataatgctATTTATATGGCGAAAAATATTACCTATTTGTGAAGTACAATTCGGAAGTTTACCAAttagagagaaaaaaaaaattcttatttAAGATCTAATTTCTGCAATGTATCTTCTTTTTAACGCCGCTaattgaattatatattagcACAACCGTGAAACTGAGTTAAATGGagcaaaggaaaataacTTATCGTTAACCTTACAGATGTATTCTTATCAATGAGAGGAAACAttatggttaaaaaaaaaacagccattCAAAATGATAGTCCCAAAAATAAGCTCATAAAGTGTACTTTCTTATACCTGCATAAGTATACCCTAAAAAGATATTGTCCTTTTATACAACAGCTGAACACAATTATGCCACATATTGATAAGTGaagattttgaaaaattatattttatcctATGTAGACAATTCTTTGGACCACAATTATAAACCTAATACgacttttactttttaatatttttaaattattattcttcACCATATTTCTAATACAGTTATCCAACTCTATCTTGAATGGCACTTTCAGAATAGATCTAACAGAGGAATGCTTATTTATACTCAGCACAATTAAAATACGTTAACACTGTGTATAAGTACGTTTGGCACTTTTATTCTATTTCCTCTCATTGGTgctcatattttaaaaactactACCATTATTTTCAATAAGAATGGAAGGTCATGATGATTTACTTGAGGATATCATATATCCCTCAACAACATATGAAAAGGTACTGTTTCTGTTATTTCCCtaaaatcattatttattccATGTCACCTGTACACTTtaataatttgaagaataataataaaattgtaccaaacaataaaatacttatatatttttatattcgaATTtatctttctctttttagtATGATGATCTAAGGGAATTAcctttatttaaaaattatgaaaagttAAACCATGAAAATTTAGGTGCTTATGCCAATATGTGTTCAGATTTAACGCAAGATCACGATGAAAACCACGATTTAGTTGCACTTTGTCGAAAacttaaaagaaatttacaTGACATTTCTAATGGGAAAAAGTACACAGATATTAGTTATGATAAACGttgtacatatttaaaatactGGTTTTTCGATAATTTTTCGACGTTTCATGATTGGAAAGATGTTTCTAAAATAAGTGATAAATGGAATGCTCTTACAGAAAAACATTCTCATATTAACTGCAATTTCGATGCAAATTACAACAATAGCAAATATCTAATTATGGATATAATTGTTGATTTTTACGAATATTACCATAATAAAGACATTAAGGAAGTTTCTGATCAAATGTCAGCATATAGAGCTTTTGTATATTACTTccaagaaaataataatacatataaacatattgaaaaattttgTCTCACTGATACATCATCAGCTCTGTGTAAAAAATTCCAGGAATGCAATGAACACTGTAGAACTTTTCTCGATAGCTTGATGCCTAAAGTTGAAGCGCACATagaagctgaaaaaaaatcacttcagatttttgaagaattaaagaaaattccTAAATTTATAACCGAACATCTTGGTAGCAATGGGGGTTCCGCCGTTGATGCTATACTTGCCGTTTTGATAGGATTGTCCTtcatgtttttaattttatataaggttaataaGGACTCTATGTggaaatatgaatatatcaCAATTCTTACGCATCATTAATATGAGAAATGTTTTCGCCTAgttattttgctttaaatggacaagttttttttttttttttttttgttaatgttAGTACACTCCCCTGGGCGACCGAGTGCGTCTTCATAtctttaagaaaaaaagaaagtggaAAAATCTCGATGAAGAAGTTGATCGTATGTACCATTCTTATCAAACGCAGCAGGGACATTCGAACAATAGGAAATATACCATAGCGTATAATTCTTTTCCAAATAGGGGTAACTACTGAGCTTTGGGTATGGTATAAGGGAAGAATAACACGCGATGTAACATCATTAAGAAATGGTAACAATATGGGAAATTTAACTTTAATCGCTCACTGAACTGCCAAACGTTGCACAAGAAATGTCCAATTTTGAGGAAAGTATCGAAACAGTCCTTCACCCTGATGGAGCATGAAGCTCCTGCCTTGGCCAAGGAGAcacaaaaattgcataaaaggggaaagaattTATCAAATgcataattttgtaaattattcCAAATTTACGAAAGGGTAAAAATTGATACCTTTAGCATACAATTAATAAGCTTGCTATTTTTACCTCCCCACTTTGTAAACACTAACAAAAATTGTGCCGCACTATCAACTATGGTAATACCCACACCAAGGTtaacaaaaggaagaagcggaaatGTTTAAACATAAGAAAAACACGATATGGAGTGACTTACCAAGCGGGGTGGATAAATGAGATGCCTTCCGATAAGTATAATTTCATACCACGATCACGAAGCATGTACTACATTATGCACCGTAGAGCAGTAAAAACAATTGACTAGTTACACAGTATCCAATTAAATGCTTGCCAATAGGGGggaattaataaaatgggGTCAGCACTTTcaacataattatataattggCGAGTGGCCATATTACCTGCTTAACTGGTTAGAAGCTTTCCTTATAGTAATTCCTTACCAGTATGTTGGCATAATATATCAagttatttttgcaaaagcaTAGAATGGAATATTTCccaaaaacatttttttttctgtttgattataaataggaaaaaaaaatacatcacaGAGTGACAAAACATGGTAAGActaaaattgttatatattcGTGCTAATCATGTGAGCAGATTTGGCCCACATATTTGCCCAATAGTTGGGACAACGCCAAATAAACTAGTAAAAACActattaatgaaaaatggcGCGTAATTACCAATCGATTATACAATGTCAAAGAAAAGTTGCCACATACGAATAActgcatgaaaaaatatatgtatgtatatgtacatatcaTCATAGGTAAGTTCAAGGGAAAAGCTCGATTCAGCAAAAACTCCGAATCATGTAATTAGTATGGGAATTCCCCAATATGTCAATCCACTTATCCCTTTTGCGGCGTCTCCTTTCGcgtaaataattataatatattcacaaAAAGGTCATGTACCCGATTTGTTCCCCCATAATTAATACAATAAAAACGAGCATTTAGTGGCAATGCTTCTTTATCTTCGCCAAAAAATGTGCTATccatttttgcagttttAGCAAAATTGCACGACTTATTGCTTATTTGGTtatccatattttttttatcctttttttgtgagtgcatataaatatagacttatatatgtacatattatgcTAAAACTGGTGGGTAGATAACGTGCCTACCATTTTAGCCATGCCTTTTTACTATCCAATGGGGAACGAATGCATATTTTCTGACACTcgtattacaaaaaataaatgattattttattttactaaggtatattccttttctttatcactatattttttgctaatacgtttttatacaaatttttgcatttttttttttaattgctgTGCATCgaataatttacatatttaaaacaatttctttaattcaaaataataattaataactCTATACATAGGTCatcattttacaaaaaaaataaacaattaAAACAACTTGAAATtattatcaaatatttttttgtgtaactaGTTTGTAATTACTGATCGTAgtttattcataataattttcacCCAAAATCGTTCACATTCGCTCTAATGCACTCCCTAAAGAGGAAGTAAAAAGTGTTACTTTTAAACAGTACAGTTTGCAAAAATTCCAAATATGTTACTACGAATAAGTATCACAAGAATTACATCAATACTCATTCGAATGATTAACTCtataagtataaaataaaaactttcgaaaaatataaattaaccATTTATATGAACTTTTATTAACAtcttaaaaggggggggataaAATAGGTAGGTATTGGAGAAGTagtacaaaaaaacgaaataatttgcacaatttttttcaataaatttggaataaaattatatgcatCATTTCTATTCACCTTTTCGCCAACATATTTCTCATAATGCGTATCTCTATCATATAGAAGTAATACAATTAATTAAAGTTCCCAATTTTGTAATCGCAAAACATTTcaacattttaaaacaaCAAAACATAACTCTTCTATAAATTTAGAGGatatgtgtatattattataaaatttgtttctcattatatatgttaaatgaAAAGATATTATAGCACTAGTAAATAACCTGCATTTTTGCGTTACATTGGCGGTAATTGTAGATAACTTATTGCaagtgaatatatatataagtacatactaccattatatatagaaaattttctACCAGATAAGCCCCTTAACAGCCATGAATTATCCAAACTGCTACGCCTATGAATGTCAGAAAATATAGAAGTTTTATTTCTCTTTCACTTtcatgaaatattttattgctATAACGATTAATCAAATTATTCCCCAATTAGAAACgtactttttataaaaatacaattatGCTGCTACATCATTATACAGGATGTAACatggaatatataataatcatataaatcgtcattttgtttaatacgtaaaagataataataaacattttataaatagaTAAGCAGATTACAAAACAGTGTGCGCTAGAGtattaaaacatataaattcAAATAAGTATATTCAAAAACGCATTGCCATTTCTTCTATTTGATTATTtccatattaaaattaaatcataaaaatggccaaagtagttcttttttatttattatgagAACACTTTAACTTatcacattttaatattaaatttttttttaaaataccttaaagctttttttttttctttaaagtatatatttaattctacatatattttaattttcttatatttaattttaggCTATAGACGTAGATAAATTagattcaaaaaaattacatgatGAATGGAACGATCTTACCAACGCACACTATTATTGGGGATATTGTTCAAATTCAGTTTTTGATAATAATCATTTCACGCAAATTTATAATCTTTGTAGGAAGCTcgtaaaatttttagaaaatatgaaaatcaTAGAAGATGATGAATATTATTCAGTAGGGCGTTGCAAACTTATAAATTActggttatatgatgaaGTAAAACAAATATTAAATTCTGAAACTCGAgatatttataatgaaaCTATTAGCAAACTACATAAAGCATGGACGCATTATAATAATAGTGCTATCCATATAGCAGAACAATACAAATGCAAACCGGAATCGAATATTCCTTCTAAGGATGATATTGAAGATAAAAAGAAGATTCATGAACATTGTTTAAATTACTACGAAATCAGTAAGGAAGCAGATAATAAGGATAAATGTCAAGAATATAAAGCTTCCATTAAAGAATTGAACTTGCcatacaaaaaatttgatagTTTATTTtctgaagataaaaaaaaacatttatcttattataataaatgtaaatctTATAATCCAGAAAATATTCCTGATGGTTTAACTTGTCCCCAAGTAGTAAAAGATCCATCtcgtgaagaagaagctgttcCAAAAGAACATCACTCAGCTAAAGCCAATCTAGAAGAAACTGAAGCTGAAGAAAGACTACCATCTTTAGATGTAGAGGGTGAACTAGGAAGAGGCACATTAGAAGGAAAAGTAAGAGGATACCAAGGAGAGGTACCAGCAGGAGTAGGGGATATACAGGAACAAGTAAGAGGAGACGAGAGACCGGGACAAATAAGAGTAAGCGTAGAAGCAGAAGCACCTACATCTatgggaagagaaaaacaaaatttagcTACAGACTTAGAAGCAGGACAAATACCTTTGCATTCACAGATGGATGGGCAAACTGATGATGTTCCTATTCCCACTGAACCTCCAGCTTCTAATCCTATGGTCATGCCAGCAGGTTTATCACTTTTTGGAATAGCATCTCTTTCTACCATTTTGTACAaggtatgtaaaaattaaatttgcaaaattaatattatatatacatcgTAATGATGTACATTTACCATATAATCATAATTACAACGTAACTGTTTCACATTCGGTTTGatatttccttttgcatATCAGTTTACACCATTAAGGTCCTTGTTCAATAAGCTCATTCATAAGAATAATAGCCCTAATAGCAACCTGCATGGAATTCGTGAAGAATACATAGAATATATGCTCAAAtcaggtggaaaaaatagggaTGACAGAGCGAATTACATAGCATACCATCCTGCATAACAATCAATGTTGTGACATTACATATGTAGGAGACCGTTTTATATGACAATGTTGAATGTAGTGTCAACCTTATTATTCCTGCTCatatgcagaaaaaaaagagaagtaATATGggacatttaaaatataatccgattcattttatatataatatttttttttgtacctttGCAACAATGATATTGACGTAAAATATTCACCAAGTgtgatatatttatgtttgcTCTGaaatgttttcctttcttaTATGCTCAACATTGTTAAGCAGTTAAATTTTCAGTGTCGTAATTATATTGAAAATTTAtgagaattatttttcacccATTATACATGCATACTTAAGGATGTACGTTTTTACTTTACATAACGAATATGATTAACATGATGAACCTGATGAACGTACATGTTTGTCAGTTgtgcttttcattttctgagTATTCGTATCGTAAGCACCAAAGTGCACATTAAAACGATTAACGCttttccataattttttaaacagctaagtgaaaaacaaacctttgtaataataattataatacttAGCAGTcgtaaaaaaatgcagcaaattttttttttttttttttaaatttcgaGTGTGGAAAAATGCACACTTAACAATTTGTGCACAAGTTGACCAATGTACATAAAAGAATAACcgcatattttaaaatatcccCCTAATCGAACATTAGGCAACGTTATGCTGGGCATATTTTGTCTACTGTCTATTTGTCTCTTGTCTATTTGTCTATTTGTTTATTGTCTAATTTGTCTATTTGTCTAGTTGTATATTTGTCTATTTGTCTCTTGTCTattgtctatttttttatttgtctaCTTTGTCTTTTATCTAGCTGTCTGTTGTCTATTTGTCTATTTGTTTATTGTCTAATTTGTCTTTTATCTAACTGTCTATTGTCTACTTTTGTCTATTTGACTATTttgtctattttttatttgtctaCTTTGTCTATTTGTCCAGCTGTCTATTGTCTATATGTCTATTTTCCACtgtctattttttctatttgtttgtttgtctATTTTCCCAGTTATCCGTAAATAGCACCTGTTAAAATTGCAGTAttgataaatgaaaaatagcGCACTCTAAGCTAATGCTGCTACGAAAATGAAGACGTGCGAGATGTTAGTTCACTGAGCGATTATCCTCCTTTATGCGCTTACAACAaggataataaaattgtgttttattttaaatacgcAAAACCTTTAACGTACGTATGTAAAAACCATCGTGAGTaaaacatgcaaaaaaataatttgcccAACTTCCCAATATCTTTCTGCAAggattattataaaattgcaCTAATTGTACATACATAACAGAAGAAGCCACgtaaaatatcttttttgtac
Above is a genomic segment from Plasmodium vivax chromosome 2, whole genome shotgun sequence containing:
- a CDS encoding variable surface protein Vir24-related (encoded by transcript PVX_096940A); its protein translation is MEGHDDLLEDIIYPSTTYEKYDDLRELPLFKNYEKLNHENLGAYANMCSDLTQDHDENHDLVALCRKLKRNLHDISNGKKYTDISYDKRCTYLKYWFFDNFSTFHDWKDVSKISDKWNALTEKHSHINCNFDANYNNSKYLIMDIIVDFYEYYHNKDIKEVSDQMSAYRAFVYYFQENNNTYKHIEKFCLTDTSSALCKKFQECNEHCRTFLDSLMPKVEAHIEAEKKSLQIFEELKKIPKFITEHLGSNGGSAVDAILAVLIGLSFMFLILYKVNKDSMWKYEYITILTHH
- a CDS encoding variable surface protein Vir4-related (encoded by transcript PVX_096945A), with the translated sequence MERSYQRTLLLGILFKFIGRCKLINYWLYDEVKQILNSETRDIYNETISKLHKAWTHYNNSAIHIAEQYKCKPESNIPSKDDIEDKKKIHEHCLNYYEISKEADNKDKCQEYKASIKELNLPYKKFDSLFSEDKKKHLSYYNKCKSYNPENIPDGLTCPQVVKDPSREEEAVPKEHHSAKANLEETEAEERLPSLDVEGELGRGTLEGKVRGYQGEVPAGVGDIQEQVRGDERPGQIRVSVEAEAPTSMGREKQNLATDLEAGQIPLHSQMDGQTDDVPIPTEPPASNPMVMPAGLSLFGIASLSTILYKVCKN